The sequence GGGCAATCAGAACTACCTTGTGTAGCGCGTTGAGCAGTGCCCTGCACAGTTCGGATTTACTATCGTTGTTACCGCAGCTTAACCATGATGATGCGCCAGAACGCCTACAATGGGTTTCTTCATTGCTGCTGGATGCTTTGAAGTGGCAGCAAGGTGCGGGTGAGTTTACTGTCAATCAGGATCAATTGCCTCTGATACAACAATTGGCACAAATGGCCACGACACCGGTTTTACTTCATGCAACTCACGCGCTCGGTCATTGCCGCCATCAATTATTATCCGTAGTAGGTGTTAATCGTGAATTGTTACTCACCGAGTTTTTGCTCAACTGGGAAACAGCCCTGACCACGGGTACTTATTCCACCTTATCTTCGTTAGATACTCAATAAACTTGGAACCGCAGTAACCCTGCGGCTTCAAGTATGAAAAGTATAAAAGAGTTTAATATTATGTTGTTAATAGATTCTCACTGCCATCTTGATAGCCTTGATTACCAGACGTTGCACAGCAGTGTCGATGATGTATTAGCCAAAGCGAAAGCGCGGGATGTGGGTTTTGTTCTGGCCGTAGCCACCACGTTACCGGGTTTTTCGGCCATGACCTCCCTTATCGGAGAGAGAGAAAACGTCGCGTTTTCATGTGGTGTTCACCCCCTGAATCTGGATGGTGGCTATGATTTTGAGCAGTTGGCAAAGCTTGCGGCGGCAGATAATGTGGTGGCGATGGGGGAGACGGGGCTGGATTACTTCTATCAGCAAGACAATATCCCGCTGCAACAAGCTTCATTCCGTGAACACATTCGTATTGGTCGCAAATTAAATAAACCGGTGATTGTACACACCCGAGATGCGCGTGAAGACACACTTGCTATTTTGCGTGAAGAACAGGCGCAAGAGTGTGGCGGGGTTTTACATTGCTTTACAGAAGATAAAGCCACCGCAGAGACGTTATTGGATCTCGGTTTTTACATCTCATTCTCGGGTATTCTCACTTTCCGCAATGCTGAGCAACTACGTGATGTCGCGCGTTATGTGCCCCTGGACAGGTTGCTTATCGAAACCGACTCACCTTATTTGGCACCGGTTCCGCATCGTGGCAAAGAGAACCAACCTGCTTATGTCCGTGATGTTGCAGAATATATGGCCGTACTGAAGGGCGTTAGTC comes from Yersinia canariae and encodes:
- a CDS encoding metal-dependent hydrolase, which encodes MLLIDSHCHLDSLDYQTLHSSVDDVLAKAKARDVGFVLAVATTLPGFSAMTSLIGERENVAFSCGVHPLNLDGGYDFEQLAKLAAADNVVAMGETGLDYFYQQDNIPLQQASFREHIRIGRKLNKPVIVHTRDAREDTLAILREEQAQECGGVLHCFTEDKATAETLLDLGFYISFSGILTFRNAEQLRDVARYVPLDRLLIETDSPYLAPVPHRGKENQPAYVRDVAEYMAVLKGVSLESLAQATTENFCRLFHQDSSRLTREPHQLP